The following DNA comes from Occultella kanbiaonis.
TCCTGAGGTAGTCGCGAAGCGCATCTCGACCCTGCCCGGTGAACATGCGGTGGGTATCGGTGCCGTCGAGCCGCCACAAGTCCGCGACAGTCGTATCCGTCGCGTTGTGCAGGTACGCCACGCTCGAGACTGAGCCTGGCTCCCCCGCGACCACCGACACGAAGTCCTGCAGGTACTCGCGATAGCCCTGAACCTGAAGCAGCGGGTGTAGCGAGGGCCGGTATGGCGCCCCGTCCACCTCGACCAGGGTGTTCGAGGTGCCCCAGGCCGTCGCTGAACTCCACTGCTTGAGTTCGACGACCACATAGCTGGCGCCGCCGGTCCCGGGATCTTGCCCGGCAAGAATCACGTCGGCGCGCTTGCTCGACAACGGCAGCGGGTACTCGAGGATGACGTCGACCTCGCCGAGGCCGGCCGCTATGAGCTCGCGACCGAGGATCGGAAGGCTCGACCGCCACGACTTCCGCTCCGCCAGGCTCGGCGCACCGTGTCCACGCAGCACGAGTGCATTCTCGAGCGCTTCCTCGATCGGCGAGAAGTCGCCTCCGCGTCCCACGTCGAGCGCCGTCGCCGGCAAGGTGACGGGATCGAGCACGGGGCCCCCTCAAGCAGCACGAAGTCGTGCGGAGGGGGCATGTCTGCGAGCAGAAGTCCGTCGGTACCGCGGGTTCGACCAATGCTAGCGAAGGTGCGAACTGCCCTGCGTACCAATCGTCACGCTCACCTGAGGCAGCCAGACAGACCTCACGACAGGACTCTGCACCGACGAGCGACTCCACCGGTAGAGCGCCTGGCTCGCACTCCAGTACGGGCCAGTGCTTGGACCGGCTAAGACATCGCAACACGTCTCGCAAGGAAACCCGCGGCCCACACCTTCCTCCCGTCGCAAGGCGTCGAGCGGCAGCCGTCTTCGTCACCTGAGCAGTACCGAGTGTGAGACTTGCCATCCTCGGTAGACCTCGACACCTACCCGGGCCGACGCGCCAGCCCGTACTACACCCTCCGCTGAGAAGAGCCAGTTCACTCGTCGGCATACAGGTACAGCGGTGCCCGTCCGGACACGACGCCGAGGCCGTGGGTGGACACTGCCAGCCGAATGACCTTCGCAATCTTGCGAACGCTGGGCATCCTCAAGTCCACGACATCGCCAGAGCGCGAGGATCGTGAGGTGAAGCCGATAAGTTTAGCCTTTTGAAGCGTATGAGGCAACGGAAGAGCGAGACCCGCGGCGCGGAGGATGCGCGCACGTTTACGCATCGCAAGCCAGATTCGTGCTGCGATCCACTCGTCAAGCTCTCTTAGTCCGCGTTCGTCATTTATCAGGGGAAAGAAGGACATGACTCCCTCGAAGGACATTGGTGGTATCGCCCCTGCTTGAAACTTTCTGATGCCCTTCTCGGTCAAAGGGCCGTATAAATATCGGCGCAATTGCCAGATCAGAGTTGCATAGTCGCGATCGACATCACTGAGTCGACTCGGTTCCTGGGTTCCGTTGAGTGGCTCCAGAAGTAGGTTGGTGAAGATCAACTCGCCTATTCGGGCCTTTATTCGGTTGACCGAAGCATCCTTCATGCGGACGTCGCGGAGCCCGAGCCGGTGCCCGAGGTAGTCGACGTACTTTGTCGAGGACATCTCGACGTGCACGGTCTCTTCTTTTGCGAGCAGGCGTATTCCCAAGCTCTTCTCGGAGTTGATCGGCGAACCGATATGGCTTGACGCTTCATGAAGGATGGACGCAGCTTCGCCGATGCGCCCGTAGTCTGTGCTCCAGATGAGCGTGTCGTCTGCGTAGCGGACGAAACCGACCCCGAGCCTCTCTAGTGCGCGATCAAGTTCCGATGCGGCAACGTTGGCGAGAAAGAGACTTATGGAGGTCCCTTGCGGGACGCCTCGCTTGCGCGCGGGCTTGCTAGCGAGCTTTTGCGCGGGCGAGAGATATGGCTCGGGCGATTCGAGGAAGCGCTCGATCACGTACTGCTCCAATGGCGTCCTTGTGATGCCCATCGTGTCGAGTGTTTCCAACAGGAAATCGTGGTCGACCGTGTCAAAGAACTTGCTGAAGTCGTACTCGGCAACAAACAGTCGGTGTTCACGTGCGAACTCGGTCGAGACGTACGAGATTGCGTCGTGCGGACTCAGGTCGGGGCGGTAAGCGTACGCGCGAGCGCTCATCCGTGGAAGATTCTTCCGCGTTAGGGACCGCAGTAGGCGGTTGGAGATCACCTCGTCCGCGATCTGGAATGTGCTAATGATCCGTTCGCCGCCGGAAGGTTTAGGCACGCTGAAGCCTGCGGGATGGCGGGGCGCATAGCTGCGATCTCTAAGGCTCTCCGTGATCGCGTGGGCGATGCGTTGATGACGAGACCGGACGATGTATGGGTTGAAGCCCGGATCGAGATCCCACGTCTCAGGGCGCCGAACTTGGAGGACTTCCGGGATTCCGATGCTACGCCGGCGGCGTCGGTCGTTCTCGTCGTGGACAGACTTGGCGTAGGTCTCGTGCTCCACGATGAGCCGAGTGGACGTCTGCTGGACCCTCTGGTCAAGTTCCCACCACACCAGCGCCTCCTTCGTCGTGGAGAGGGTGCTGGGGCTGAGCGGTGCGCTCAGCCCCAGCAGCGGCTTCGAGTCCAGGCAAAATGTGCTTCACGCGGGCAACCAACTCGCGAAGGCGACCCCTAGCGGAGCAGACAGTGATCAACCGTGATCTGCTCCAAATCGGCTCGATGCCTAGTCCCACTGGGGACCTGCGCCGAATACTACCGGCGCGGACGCTCGTCCTGACCGGACTGACGTGCCTGGTAGTCATCACGGTGTCGATGCAGGTGATGGGCGCGGGTGACACTCACCGAGACCGGCCCCACGCACGCGCAACTTCTCGAGACGACCACATCGACGGCGGCATTCGCTACGTTGAGCATATGGATCGTGTCGCTCCGCTTGGGTTGGTACCCCGAGCTCACGAGACGCTCATGTCGGCGGTCGGCGCGGCACGCGAGTCCGTGCTACTTGCCAGCCCTTACCTCGGCGGCAGGGTCGCGGGAGACCTTGCCGTGATTGCCAAGTCTTCCGCTGCGAGTTGGCGTCTCCTGACGGATCTCTCGCCCATCGCCATTGCATACGGATCACTGAATACGGAGGGTCTCCTGGCGCTGCTCCGGAGTGGAGTCAAGGTGCGGAGTCTAAGGCGGCTCCATGCGAAGGTCACCCTCTGCGACGGCGGCTTCGGTCTCATCGGTTCTGCAAACCTGACGAGCCCTGGGCTCGGCGTCGCGTCGCCATCGAATTTCGAAATCGGA
Coding sequences within:
- a CDS encoding reverse transcriptase domain-containing protein, yielding MEHETYAKSVHDENDRRRRRSIGIPEVLQVRRPETWDLDPGFNPYIVRSRHQRIAHAITESLRDRSYAPRHPAGFSVPKPSGGERIISTFQIADEVISNRLLRSLTRKNLPRMSARAYAYRPDLSPHDAISYVSTEFAREHRLFVAEYDFSKFFDTVDHDFLLETLDTMGITRTPLEQYVIERFLESPEPYLSPAQKLASKPARKRGVPQGTSISLFLANVAASELDRALERLGVGFVRYADDTLIWSTDYGRIGEAASILHEASSHIGSPINSEKSLGIRLLAKEETVHVEMSSTKYVDYLGHRLGLRDVRMKDASVNRIKARIGELIFTNLLLEPLNGTQEPSRLSDVDRDYATLIWQLRRYLYGPLTEKGIRKFQAGAIPPMSFEGVMSFFPLINDERGLRELDEWIAARIWLAMRKRARILRAAGLALPLPHTLQKAKLIGFTSRSSRSGDVVDLRMPSVRKIAKVIRLAVSTHGLGVVSGRAPLYLYADE